The Pseudomonas sp. FP2309 genome has a window encoding:
- the kynU gene encoding kynureninase, with the protein MTSRSHCQTLDAQDPLAPLRHQFALPAGVIYLDGNSLGARPVAALARAQQVIAEEWGNGLIRSWNSAGWADLSLRLGNRLAPLIGARDGEVVITDTTSINLFKVLSAALIVQGQREPARKVIVSEASNFPTDLYIAQSLAELLQQGYCLRLVNSPDELPQAIDTDVAVVMLTHVNYKTGFMYDMRALTALSHECGALSIWDLAHSAGAVPIDLNAAGADYAIGCTYKYLNGGPGSQAFVWVNPALVDLVHQPLSGWFGHTRQFAMESDYAPSAGIARYLCGTQPITSLAMVECGLELFEQTDMASLRSKSLALTDLFIEQVETRCAAHGLTLITPREHARRGSHVSFEHPEGYAVIQALIARGVIGDYREPRIMRFGFTPLYTRFTEVWDAVDILADILDNGTWDQPQFKVRHSVT; encoded by the coding sequence ATGACCTCCCGAAGCCACTGCCAAACCCTCGACGCCCAAGACCCCTTGGCACCTCTGCGTCATCAGTTCGCGCTGCCTGCGGGGGTGATCTACCTGGACGGCAATTCCCTCGGCGCACGCCCGGTGGCCGCGCTGGCGCGTGCGCAGCAGGTGATTGCCGAGGAGTGGGGCAATGGCTTGATCCGCAGTTGGAACAGCGCCGGCTGGGCAGATTTGTCCCTACGCCTGGGTAACCGCCTGGCGCCGCTGATCGGTGCACGCGACGGCGAAGTGGTGATCACCGATACCACTTCCATCAACCTGTTCAAAGTGCTCAGCGCCGCGCTGATCGTGCAGGGCCAGCGCGAGCCCGCGCGCAAGGTGATCGTCAGCGAAGCGAGCAACTTTCCGACCGACCTGTACATCGCACAGAGCCTGGCTGAGCTGTTGCAACAGGGCTATTGCCTGCGTCTGGTGAACAGCCCGGACGAACTGCCCCAGGCTATCGACACCGACGTGGCCGTGGTGATGCTCACCCACGTCAATTACAAGACCGGCTTTATGTATGACATGCGGGCGCTCACGGCCTTGAGCCATGAGTGCGGCGCGTTGAGCATCTGGGACCTGGCGCATTCAGCAGGCGCGGTACCCATCGACCTGAACGCCGCCGGTGCGGATTACGCGATTGGCTGCACCTACAAATACCTCAACGGCGGCCCTGGTTCGCAGGCGTTCGTGTGGGTCAACCCGGCGCTGGTGGACCTTGTGCATCAGCCGTTGTCAGGCTGGTTCGGGCACACTCGGCAGTTCGCCATGGAGTCCGACTACGCGCCCAGCGCCGGCATCGCGCGCTACCTGTGCGGCACCCAGCCGATTACCTCGCTGGCCATGGTGGAGTGTGGTCTGGAGCTGTTTGAACAGACCGATATGGCCAGCCTGCGCAGCAAATCCCTGGCGTTGACCGACCTGTTTATCGAGCAGGTCGAGACCCGTTGCGCGGCCCATGGCCTGACACTGATCACCCCCCGCGAGCACGCCCGGCGCGGCAGCCATGTGAGTTTCGAACACCCGGAAGGCTATGCCGTTATCCAGGCCTTGATTGCCCGCGGCGTGATCGGTGACTACCGCGAGCCGCGCATCATGCGTTTCGGGTTTACGCCGCTGTACACCCGCTTCACCGAGGTGTGGGACGCAGTGGATATCCTCGCGGACATTCTCGATAACGGCACCTGGGATCAGCCGCAGTTCAAGGTGCGCCACAGCGTGACTTAA
- a CDS encoding Lrp/AsnC family transcriptional regulator, with amino-acid sequence MMLDATDLRLLHFLQQDGRISNQELAEKVALSPSACLRRLRLLESEKIISGYRAVLNAEQLGIELEAIVHLSLRQDVEDWHETFIKKVQGWPEVASAYVITGASNYVLRVQARNLKHFSDFIVNHLNRTAGVMDIRSEIVLQKIKDRDELLDLVLRK; translated from the coding sequence ATGATGCTTGACGCCACCGACCTGCGCCTCCTGCATTTCCTGCAACAGGATGGCCGTATCAGCAACCAGGAACTGGCGGAAAAAGTCGCATTGTCCCCTTCCGCCTGCCTGCGCCGTCTGCGCCTGCTGGAAAGCGAAAAAATCATCAGCGGTTACCGCGCCGTGTTGAATGCCGAGCAACTGGGGATCGAGCTGGAGGCGATCGTGCACCTGTCGTTGCGCCAGGACGTGGAGGACTGGCATGAGACGTTTATCAAGAAGGTGCAAGGCTGGCCGGAGGTGGCCAGTGCCTACGTGATCACCGGCGCCAGCAATTACGTGCTGCGGGTCCAGGCACGCAACCTCAAGCACTTTTCGGACTTTATCGTGAACCACCTGAACCGCACGGCGGGGGTGATGGATATACGCTCGGAGATCGTGTTGCAGAAGATCAAGGATCGGGATGAGCTGTTGGACCTGGTCCTGCGCAAATAA
- the catA gene encoding catechol 1,2-dioxygenase yields MSIRLSQTAHAQQFLEEASGNFNDDGSPRAKALVYRILRDTVNIIEDLEVTPEEFWKAVNYLNELGKNQEAGLLVAGLGLEHYLDMLMDAADEEAGKTGGTPRTIEGPLYVAGAPLSKYEARLDDGTDTAVPLFMRGQVRDTDGKPLAGAIVDVWQANTGGTYSWFDSTQSEFNLRRRIETDAQGNYRFRSIVPSGYGCPPTGPTQQLLDQLGRHGQRPAHIHFFISAPGYRHLTTQINLSDDPYLHDDFAYATRDELIAEIRFSDDKQLAQEFGVEGRFAQIDFDFELQVADAPLEQKRMQRVRALED; encoded by the coding sequence ATGTCCATACGCCTGTCCCAGACTGCCCATGCCCAACAGTTTCTCGAAGAAGCCAGCGGCAATTTCAATGACGACGGTAGCCCGCGCGCCAAAGCGCTGGTCTACCGGATTTTGCGCGACACCGTGAACATCATCGAAGACCTTGAGGTGACCCCGGAAGAGTTCTGGAAAGCGGTCAACTACCTTAATGAGCTGGGCAAGAACCAGGAAGCCGGGCTGCTCGTCGCGGGGCTTGGGCTTGAGCATTACCTGGACATGTTGATGGATGCGGCCGACGAAGAGGCCGGCAAAACCGGTGGCACCCCGCGCACCATCGAAGGCCCGCTGTACGTGGCCGGTGCGCCGCTGTCCAAGTACGAAGCGCGTTTGGACGATGGGACGGACACCGCCGTGCCGCTGTTCATGCGCGGGCAGGTGCGCGACACCGACGGCAAGCCGCTGGCCGGTGCGATCGTCGACGTGTGGCAGGCCAACACCGGTGGCACCTATTCGTGGTTCGACAGCACCCAATCGGAATTCAACCTGCGCCGGCGCATCGAGACTGACGCCCAGGGCAACTACCGTTTTCGCAGCATCGTGCCGTCGGGCTACGGTTGCCCGCCGACCGGGCCGACCCAGCAACTGCTCGATCAGTTGGGGCGTCACGGGCAACGGCCGGCGCATATCCACTTCTTTATCTCTGCGCCCGGCTATCGGCACCTGACCACCCAGATCAACCTGTCGGATGACCCGTACCTGCACGATGATTTTGCCTACGCCACGCGCGATGAATTGATCGCTGAAATCCGCTTCAGTGACGATAAGCAGTTGGCGCAGGAGTTTGGTGTAGAAGGGCGTTTTGCGCAGATTGATTTTGACTTTGAGTTGCAGGTGGCTGACGCGCCGCTGGAGCAAAAACGCATGCAGCGGGTGCGTGCACTGGAAGACTGA
- the catC gene encoding muconolactone Delta-isomerase: MLFHVKMTVNLPVDMNPERAASLKADEKALAQRLQQEGKWRHLWRIAGLYANYSVFDVDSVQELHDLLMQLPLYPYMAIEVNALCRHPSSIHDDDR, encoded by the coding sequence ATGTTGTTCCACGTAAAAATGACCGTGAACCTGCCCGTCGACATGAACCCTGAACGCGCCGCCAGCCTCAAGGCTGACGAAAAAGCCCTGGCGCAGCGTCTGCAGCAGGAGGGCAAATGGCGCCACTTGTGGCGCATTGCCGGGCTCTACGCCAACTACAGCGTGTTCGACGTCGACAGTGTGCAAGAACTGCACGACCTGTTGATGCAACTGCCGCTTTACCCCTACATGGCCATCGAAGTGAACGCCCTGTGCCGGCATCCTTCGTCGATCCATGACGACGACCGATAG
- a CDS encoding muconate cycloisomerase family protein → MPICAIESIETIIVDLPTIRPHKLAMHTMQNQTLVIIRVRCADGIEGIGESTTIGGLSYGNESPDSIKVNIDRHFAPLLVGQDASNINAAMLRLERSIRGNTFAKSGIESALLDALGKRLGLPVSELLGGRVRDALPVAWTLASGNTEQDIAEAEKMLDLRRHRIFKLKIGAGEVSRDLAHVLAIKKALGDRASVRVDVNQAWDEAVALRACQVLGDNGIDLIEQPISRNNRGGMARLNRSSPAPIMADESIECVEDAFNLAREGAASVFALKIAKNGGPRAVLRTAAIAEAAGIGLYGGTMLEGGIGTLASAHAFLTLNTLAWDTELFGPLLLTEDILSEPPLYRDFQLHVSTAPGLGLAIDEERLAFFRRDKH, encoded by the coding sequence ATGCCGATTTGCGCCATCGAGTCGATCGAGACGATTATCGTCGACCTTCCTACCATCCGCCCGCACAAGCTGGCGATGCACACGATGCAGAACCAGACCCTGGTGATCATCCGCGTGCGTTGCGCCGACGGAATAGAAGGCATCGGTGAGTCCACCACCATCGGCGGCCTGAGCTACGGCAATGAGAGCCCCGACAGCATCAAAGTCAACATCGACCGTCACTTCGCGCCACTGTTGGTCGGCCAGGATGCCAGCAATATCAACGCCGCCATGTTGCGCCTGGAGCGCAGTATTCGCGGCAATACCTTTGCCAAATCCGGTATCGAAAGCGCCCTGCTCGATGCGCTGGGCAAACGCCTGGGCCTGCCGGTCAGTGAGTTGCTCGGCGGCCGCGTGCGGGATGCGCTGCCGGTGGCCTGGACCTTGGCCAGCGGTAACACCGAGCAAGATATCGCCGAGGCCGAGAAGATGCTCGACCTGCGCCGCCACCGCATTTTCAAGCTGAAGATCGGGGCCGGTGAAGTCAGCCGCGACCTGGCCCACGTGCTGGCGATCAAAAAGGCCTTGGGCGATCGCGCCAGTGTGCGTGTCGACGTCAACCAGGCCTGGGACGAAGCCGTGGCGCTGCGGGCCTGCCAGGTGCTTGGGGACAACGGTATCGACCTGATCGAACAGCCGATTTCGCGCAACAACCGCGGCGGTATGGCGCGGCTGAACCGGTCGAGCCCGGCGCCGATCATGGCCGATGAATCCATCGAATGTGTGGAGGATGCCTTCAACCTGGCCCGCGAAGGCGCAGCCTCGGTGTTTGCCCTCAAGATCGCCAAGAACGGCGGCCCGCGCGCCGTGCTGCGCACCGCCGCGATTGCCGAAGCAGCTGGCATCGGCTTGTACGGTGGCACCATGCTCGAAGGCGGCATCGGCACCCTGGCCTCGGCCCATGCGTTTCTCACCCTGAACACACTGGCCTGGGACACCGAGCTGTTCGGCCCGCTGTTGCTCACCGAGGACATCCTCAGCGAACCGCCGTTGTACCGCGACTTCCAGCTGCATGTCTCCACTGCGCCGGGCCTGGGCTTGGCCATCGATGAAGAGCGTCTGGCGTTCTTCCGTCGTGATAAACACTAA
- a CDS encoding LysR family transcriptional regulator has product MELRHLRYFQVLGETLNFTRAAERLHIAQPPLSRQIQQLEDELGVLLLERGRPLRLTEAGRFFYEHANVLLEQLSKVCDSTRRIGQGEKTWLGIGFAPSTLYGVLPELIRRLRTHDALELELGLSEMTTLQQVEALKAGRIDVGFGRIRIDDPAIVQRVLVEDRLAAVLPAGHPLLAAPATLAQLAAEPFVLYPGNPRPSYADHVIALFDAHGLSLKVAQWTNELQTAIGLVGAGMGVTLVPASVQVLHRADIGYTPVVEATATSPIILSRRVNDQSPGLRHCLQLVEELI; this is encoded by the coding sequence ATGGAACTGCGTCATCTGCGCTATTTCCAAGTGCTGGGTGAAACCCTCAACTTCACCCGAGCCGCCGAACGCCTGCACATCGCCCAACCGCCGCTGAGTCGACAGATCCAGCAACTGGAGGATGAGCTGGGCGTGCTCCTGTTGGAGCGCGGCCGGCCACTGCGCCTGACCGAGGCCGGGCGGTTTTTCTATGAACACGCCAATGTGTTGCTCGAACAATTGAGTAAAGTCTGCGACAGCACTCGGCGTATCGGCCAGGGCGAAAAGACCTGGCTGGGCATCGGTTTTGCGCCGTCGACCTTGTATGGCGTGCTGCCGGAACTGATCCGACGGCTGCGCACCCACGACGCGCTGGAGCTGGAGCTGGGACTGTCAGAGATGACCACCTTGCAGCAGGTCGAAGCGCTCAAGGCCGGGCGTATCGATGTGGGTTTCGGGCGTATTCGCATCGACGACCCGGCCATCGTCCAACGCGTGCTGGTGGAGGACCGATTGGCGGCCGTGCTGCCTGCTGGCCACCCGCTGCTGGCCGCCCCCGCCACCCTCGCCCAATTGGCCGCCGAGCCGTTCGTGCTCTACCCCGGCAACCCGCGCCCCAGTTATGCCGACCATGTGATCGCGCTGTTCGATGCCCACGGCCTGAGCCTAAAGGTCGCGCAGTGGACCAACGAGCTGCAGACCGCCATCGGCCTGGTCGGCGCAGGCATGGGGGTCACCCTGGTGCCGGCGTCGGTGCAGGTGCTGCATCGGGCGGATATCGGCTACACCCCGGTGGTGGAGGCCACGGCCACTTCGCCGATTATCCTGAGCCGGCGGGTCAATGATCAGTCGCCGGGGCTGAGGCATTGTTTGCAACTGGTGGAAGAACTGATCTGA
- a CDS encoding amino acid permease, translating to MADDMVNPVGLKRGLKNRHIQLIALGGAIGTGLFLGSAGVLKSAGPSMILGYAIAGFIAFLIMRQLGEMIVEEPVAGSFSHFAHKYWGGYAGFLAGWNYWVLYVLVGMAELTAVGKYIQFWWPEIPTWVSALVFFVAVNLINTLNVKFFGEAEFWFAIIKVVAIVGMIVLGCYLLFSGTGGPQASISNLWSHGGFFPNGGMGLLMSMAFIMFSFGGLELVGITAAEASEPRKVIPKAINQVVYRILIFYVGALTVLLSLYPWDQLLQTLGASGDAYSGSPFVQIFSLIGNDTAAHILNFVVLTAALSVYNSGVYCNSRMLFGLAEQGDAPKALMKLNKQGVPLRALAISALVTMLCVVVNYVAPQSALELLFALVVASLMINWALISITHIKFRKAMGDQGVTPSFKTFWFPFSNYLCLAFMLMIISVMLAIPGIRESVYAMPIWVGVIYVAYRLRVRNSNAVVSTS from the coding sequence ATGGCGGATGACATGGTTAACCCGGTGGGCCTCAAGCGTGGCCTGAAGAACCGGCATATTCAGCTGATTGCCTTGGGAGGGGCGATTGGCACGGGGCTGTTCCTCGGCTCGGCGGGGGTGCTCAAGTCGGCGGGCCCGTCGATGATCCTGGGGTATGCGATTGCCGGTTTTATCGCGTTCCTGATCATGCGCCAACTCGGCGAGATGATCGTCGAAGAGCCGGTCGCCGGTTCCTTCAGCCACTTCGCGCACAAATACTGGGGTGGCTACGCGGGCTTCCTGGCCGGTTGGAACTACTGGGTACTGTACGTGCTGGTGGGCATGGCCGAACTGACGGCCGTGGGCAAGTACATCCAGTTCTGGTGGCCCGAGATCCCGACGTGGGTCAGCGCACTGGTGTTCTTCGTGGCGGTGAACCTGATCAACACCTTGAACGTGAAGTTCTTCGGTGAGGCCGAGTTCTGGTTTGCGATCATCAAGGTGGTGGCGATTGTCGGCATGATCGTGCTCGGCTGCTACCTGCTGTTCAGCGGCACCGGCGGCCCGCAGGCCTCCATCAGCAACCTGTGGAGCCACGGCGGGTTCTTCCCCAATGGCGGCATGGGGCTGTTGATGTCCATGGCGTTCATCATGTTCTCGTTCGGTGGCCTGGAGCTGGTGGGCATCACTGCCGCCGAAGCCAGCGAACCGCGCAAGGTGATCCCCAAAGCGATCAACCAGGTGGTCTACCGGATCCTGATTTTCTACGTCGGCGCCCTGACCGTGCTGCTGTCGCTGTACCCATGGGACCAACTGCTGCAAACCCTGGGCGCCTCGGGCGATGCCTACAGCGGCAGCCCGTTTGTGCAGATCTTCTCGCTGATCGGCAACGACACCGCCGCGCACATCCTCAACTTCGTGGTGCTGACCGCGGCGCTGTCGGTGTACAACAGCGGCGTGTACTGCAACAGCCGCATGCTGTTCGGCCTGGCCGAGCAGGGTGATGCGCCCAAAGCGCTGATGAAACTCAACAAACAAGGCGTGCCGCTGCGTGCCCTGGCGATCTCGGCGTTGGTGACGATGCTGTGCGTGGTGGTCAACTACGTGGCGCCGCAGAGCGCCCTGGAGTTGCTGTTCGCGCTGGTGGTTGCCTCGCTGATGATCAACTGGGCGCTGATCAGCATCACCCACATCAAGTTCCGCAAAGCCATGGGCGACCAAGGCGTGACGCCGTCGTTCAAGACCTTCTGGTTCCCGTTCAGCAACTACCTGTGCCTGGCGTTCATGCTGATGATCATCAGCGTGATGCTGGCGATTCCGGGGATTCGCGAGTCGGTGTACGCAATGCCGATTTGGGTGGGGGTTATCTACGTGGCGTATCGGCTGCGAGTCCGGAACAGCAATGCGGTTGTGAGCACGTCGTAA
- the kynA gene encoding tryptophan 2,3-dioxygenase, with product MSQCPFSPDYKPADSQPQEEWHNAELNFSEAMSYGDYLDLGKVLSAQHPLSPDHNEMLFIIQHQTSELWMKLMLHELKAAREHVRLGELPPAFKMLARVSRIFDQLVHAWAVLATMTPSEYKAIRPFLGQSSGFQSFQYREIEFILGNKSPALLRPHAHRPQLLQELQVAIATPSLYDEAVNLMARTGLAIDPRRAERDPTAATVHDESVEAAWREVYRDPSRYWDLYQLAEKFIDLEDSFRQWRFRHVTTVERIIGFQPGTGGTEGVGYLRKMLDTVLFPELWRVRSTL from the coding sequence ATGAGCCAGTGTCCCTTTTCTCCAGACTATAAGCCTGCCGATTCCCAACCCCAGGAAGAATGGCATAACGCCGAACTGAATTTCTCCGAGGCCATGAGTTACGGCGACTACCTGGACCTGGGCAAAGTCCTCAGCGCCCAGCACCCGCTTTCGCCGGACCACAACGAAATGCTCTTCATCATCCAGCACCAGACCTCTGAGCTGTGGATGAAACTGATGCTCCACGAACTCAAGGCCGCCCGCGAGCACGTGCGCCTGGGCGAGTTGCCGCCGGCGTTCAAGATGCTGGCGCGGGTGTCGCGGATCTTCGACCAACTGGTGCATGCCTGGGCGGTGCTGGCGACCATGACGCCGTCCGAGTACAAGGCGATCCGCCCGTTCCTGGGGCAGTCCTCGGGATTTCAATCGTTCCAGTACCGCGAGATCGAATTTATCCTGGGTAACAAAAGCCCGGCGCTGTTGCGGCCCCATGCCCACCGCCCGCAACTGTTGCAGGAACTGCAGGTGGCGATTGCCACGCCGTCGCTGTATGACGAGGCGGTCAACCTGATGGCCAGGACCGGTCTGGCGATTGATCCCCGGCGCGCCGAACGCGATCCGACCGCGGCCACGGTGCACGATGAGTCCGTGGAGGCGGCCTGGCGTGAGGTGTATCGCGACCCGAGTCGCTATTGGGATTTGTATCAGTTGGCCGAAAAGTTTATCGACCTGGAAGATTCGTTCCGCCAGTGGCGCTTCCGCCATGTCACCACCGTAGAGCGGATCATCGGCTTCCAGCCCGGCACGGGCGGCACGGAAGGCGTGGGGTATTTGCGCAAGATGCTCGACACCGTGCTCTTTCCCGAGCTCTGGCGCGTACGTTCCACGCTCTAA
- the kynB gene encoding arylformamidase — protein sequence MNPIKPWWDISPPLSTATPTWPGDTPFQEERVWQFGPECPVNVGRVTLSPHTGAHVDAPLHYSADGAPIGAVSLDVYMGPCRVLHCLGSGALVQPHQLQGRVDNLPERVLLRTYPQAPLTQWDPDFTAIAPQTIELLAGLGVRLIGIDTPSLDPQQSKTMESHNAVARHGMAILEGIVLDDVPEGDYELIALPLRFANLDASPVRAILRPLKEPTR from the coding sequence ATGAACCCTATAAAACCGTGGTGGGATATCAGCCCGCCCTTGAGTACGGCGACCCCGACCTGGCCGGGGGATACGCCGTTCCAGGAGGAGCGCGTGTGGCAGTTCGGCCCGGAGTGCCCGGTGAACGTGGGACGCGTTACCTTGTCACCGCATACCGGCGCCCATGTAGATGCGCCGCTGCATTACAGCGCCGACGGCGCGCCGATCGGCGCGGTGTCGTTGGATGTGTACATGGGCCCGTGCCGCGTGCTGCATTGCCTGGGCAGTGGCGCGCTGGTGCAGCCGCATCAGTTGCAGGGGCGTGTGGATAACCTGCCGGAGCGGGTGTTGCTGCGCACTTATCCACAAGCGCCGCTGACGCAGTGGGATCCGGACTTCACCGCCATCGCCCCGCAAACCATTGAACTGCTGGCCGGCCTGGGCGTGCGCTTGATTGGTATCGATACCCCGTCCCTGGACCCGCAACAATCCAAGACCATGGAGTCCCACAACGCCGTGGCCCGCCATGGCATGGCCATTCTCGAAGGCATCGTGCTCGATGACGTACCGGAGGGCGACTATGAACTGATCGCGCTGCCGCTGCGGTTTGCCAACCTCGACGCCAGCCCTGTACGCGCCATTCTCCGTCCGCTCAAGGAGCCCACGCGATGA
- a CDS encoding cupin domain-containing protein, whose protein sequence is MSTPITVLRDTHPLPVLDACKWEKLEGDPHTVNLNAYTSEDGSKIMGTWICTPGKWYVDYVKWEYCHFQEGYCIITPEGMAPIHLRAGDIFVVEPGMKGTWEVVETVRKYFVFA, encoded by the coding sequence ATGTCCACGCCCATCACCGTACTGCGCGACACCCATCCCCTGCCGGTCCTGGATGCCTGCAAATGGGAAAAACTCGAGGGCGACCCTCACACCGTCAACCTCAACGCCTACACCAGCGAAGACGGCAGCAAGATCATGGGCACCTGGATCTGCACCCCGGGCAAGTGGTACGTGGACTATGTGAAATGGGAGTACTGCCACTTCCAGGAAGGCTACTGCATCATCACCCCCGAAGGGATGGCGCCGATCCACCTGCGGGCTGGAGATATCTTTGTGGTGGAGCCAGGGATGAAGGGGACGTGGGAAGTGGTCGAGACTGTGCGTAAGTATTTTGTGTTTGCTTGA
- the mmsB gene encoding 3-hydroxyisobutyrate dehydrogenase, which produces MKIAFIGLGNMGAPMARNLIKAGHALNLFDLNQTVLKELAELGGSISDSPRDAAHGAELVITMLPAAAHVRSVWLNEDGVLAGIGKGVPAVDCSTIDPQTARDVAAAAARHGVVMADAPVSGGTGGAQAGTLTFMVGATAQLFATLQPVLAQMGRNIVHCGDVGTGQIAKICNNLLLGISMVGVSEAMALGDALGIDTQVLAGIINSSTGRCWSSDTYNPWPGVIETAPSSRGYTGGFGADLMLKDLGLATEAARQAKQPVILGAVAQQLYQSMSQRGEGGKDFSAIINSYRKPK; this is translated from the coding sequence ATGAAGATTGCATTTATCGGCCTGGGCAACATGGGTGCGCCCATGGCCCGCAACCTGATTAAGGCTGGCCACGCGCTGAACCTGTTTGACCTGAACCAGACGGTGCTCAAGGAACTGGCCGAACTCGGCGGCAGCATCAGCGACTCACCGCGCGATGCGGCCCACGGCGCTGAACTGGTGATTACCATGCTGCCCGCCGCCGCCCATGTGCGCAGCGTATGGCTCAATGAAGACGGCGTGCTGGCTGGCATTGGTAAAGGCGTGCCCGCGGTGGATTGCAGCACCATCGACCCGCAGACCGCCCGCGATGTGGCCGCGGCGGCAGCCCGGCACGGCGTGGTGATGGCAGACGCGCCGGTGTCCGGCGGCACCGGTGGTGCGCAAGCCGGGACCCTGACCTTTATGGTCGGCGCTACCGCGCAACTGTTCGCCACCCTGCAACCGGTGCTGGCACAGATGGGTCGCAACATCGTGCACTGCGGTGATGTCGGTACCGGGCAAATCGCCAAGATCTGCAACAACTTGCTGCTGGGCATCAGCATGGTTGGCGTCAGCGAAGCCATGGCCCTGGGCGATGCGCTGGGGATCGACACCCAAGTGCTGGCTGGCATTATCAACAGCTCCACCGGGCGTTGCTGGAGTTCCGACACCTACAACCCATGGCCGGGGGTGATCGAAACCGCGCCGTCGTCGCGTGGCTATACCGGTGGTTTCGGCGCCGACCTGATGCTCAAGGATCTGGGCCTGGCCACCGAAGCGGCTCGCCAGGCGAAGCAGCCGGTGATTCTGGGCGCGGTGGCCCAGCAGTTGTATCAATCGATGAGTCAGCGGGGGGAAGGCGGCAAAGATTTCTCGGCGATCATCAACAGCTATCGCAAGCCCAAATAA